A genomic window from Fusarium oxysporum Fo47 chromosome VIII, complete sequence includes:
- a CDS encoding class I glutamine amidotransferase-like protein, whose amino-acid sequence MAPKVLVVLTSQSKMNNGHPTGWYLPEFAHPYYDLVNKGVEITVASPAGGEAPLDQASVEMFKGDEESVKFLNEKKQIWEQTTPLKEFLGKASEFDAIFYPGGHGPMFDLVNDETSIKLIEEFYKAGKPVAAVCHGPIVFVNVKVDGKPLLEGREATGFSNSEEEAVKLTSAMPVLLEDEIKRVGGKYVKADDWAEKLAVDGQVITGQNPASAHAVGKAILKAIGA is encoded by the exons ATGGCTCCCAAGGTTCTCGTCGTTCTCACCAGCCAGTCCAAGATGAACAATGGACATCCCACCGGCTGGTACCTG CCCGAGTTCGCTCACCCATACTATGACCTCGTCAACAAGGGCGTCGAGATCACTGTCGCCTCTCCCGCCGGCGGCGAAGCCCCCCTCGACCAAGCCTCCGTCGAGATGTTCAAGGGCGACGAGGAGTCCGTAAAGTTcctcaacgagaagaagcagatctGGGAGCAGACCACCCCCCTCAAGGAGTTCCTCGGTAAGGCCTCCGAGTTCGACGCCATCTTCTACCCCGGCGGCCACGGCCCCATGTTCGACCTCGTCAACGACGAGACctccatcaagctcatcgaggAGTTCTACAAGGCCGGCAAGCCCGTCGCCGCAGTGTGCCACGGCCCCATTGTCTTTGTCAACGTCAAGGTCGATGGTAAGCCTCTCCTCGAGGGCCGCGAGGCTACCGGTTTCAGCAactctgaggaggaggctgtcAAGCTGACCAGCGCCATGCCCGTCCTTCTCGAAGATGAGATCAAGCGTGTTGGTGGAAAGTACGTCAAGGCTGACGACTGGGCTGAGAAGCTGGCGGTTGATGGACAAGTTATCACTGGACAGAACCCTGCTTCTGCCCACGCTGTTGGAAAGGCCATTCTCAAGGCCATTGGCGCTTAG
- a CDS encoding porphobilinogen deaminase, dipyromethane cofactor binding domain-containing protein: protein MKLSTATVLYPALYNCPTIVGGKELAPPWYESSSYTRQSRIMAESQSKGVVNVGTRKSPLALAQTQIVVDALKKNFPDHEFNIHSMTTTGDRDQNTALYNFGGKGLWTSQLEEKLVNKELDIVVHSLKDMPTVLPEGCVLGCVTSREDPRDTLVIKKELQDKHGWKTLADLPDGSIIGTSSVRRIAQLIRRYPTLKFKDHRGNIQTRLRKLEEDPDLTGIILAAAGLQRMDLGDHITQFLESDNGGILHAVGQGALGVECRADDEEVIRLLKTIENEQTALACEAERALMRALEGGCSVPIGVETKWVDDKLHMKATVVNLRGDHGVDSDITEPVKTHEEADKFGRKLANALVERGGGSILDEITRLRQVPETVK from the coding sequence ATGAAGTTATCCACTGCTACAGTGTTATACCCCGCACTGTACAATTGCCCCACCATCGTTGGAGGAAAAGAGCTTGCCCCCCCATGGTACGAGTCGTCATCCTACACTCGTCAATCAAGAATCATGGCCGAATCTCAGAGCAAAGGCGTTGTCAACGTCGGCACGCGAAAGTCGCCTCTTGCACTCGCCCAGACCCAAATCGTCGTCGATGcgctcaagaagaactttcCCGATCATGAATTCAACATCCACAGCATGACAACGACTGGCGATCGTGATCAAAACACAGCGCTCTACAACTTTGGCGGAAAGGGTCTCTGGACTTCTCAGCTGGAGGAAAAGCTCGTCAACAAGGAGCTCGACATTGTTGTTCATTCGCTCAAAGACATGCCGACGGTTCTCCCCGAGGGTTGCGTTCTCGGATGTGTCACGTCCCGCGAGGACCCGAGAGATACACTCGTGATCAAGAAGGAATTGCAGGACAAGCACGGCTGGAAGACTCTGGCCGATCTGCCGGACGGGAGCATCATTGGTACTAGCAGCGTTCGGCGAATTGCTCAATTGATTCGACGTTACCCGAcgctcaagttcaaggatcACCGAGGAAACATCCAGACTCGTCTACGCAAGCTTGAGGAGGATCCCGATTTGACCGGCATCATTCTGGCCGCGGCAGGTCTCCAGCGGATGGATCTCGGAGACCACATTACACAGTTTCTAGAGTCTGACAATGGCGGTATTCTTCATGCTGTTGGTCAAGGAGCGCTGGGAGTTGAGTGCCGAGCGGATGACGAAGAGGTGATTCGGTTGCTCAAGACGATCGAGAACGAACAGACAGCTCTTGCTTGCGAAGCCGAGCGAGCACTTATGAGGGCACTTGAGGGTGGCTGCAGTGTGCCTATTGGTGTTGAGACCAAATGGGTTGACGACAAGTTACATATGAAGGCTACGGTCGTCAATCTTCGGGGTGACCACGGTGTCGACTCTGACATAACAGAACCTGTCAAGACACATGAGGAGGCAGACAAGTTTGGGAGAAAGTTGGCGAATGCATTGGTTGAACGGGGAGGCGGTAGTattcttgatgagatcacTAGGCTCCGACAAGTCCCGGAGACAGTCAAGTAG
- a CDS encoding P-loop containing nucleoside triphosphate hydrolase protein, producing the protein MASINDLATAAIASSDTADDSTRGAFVVLEGLDRSGKTTQVKLLEQRFVEEGKKVKVMRFPDRTTPIGQMIDAYLKSDVEMDDHVIHLLFSANRWEAVKQIQSLLASGTTIVCDRYYHSGIVYSAAKQNPSLTLPWARAPERGLPRPDLVLFLDLTEEQAQARGGWGGEVYERSGMQKRVRELFWGLSMGGKDVAAQGLGLDEGEGWTQEEEDLVVIDAGGSVEEVAEEVWKKVRGRVEQVERGEVGRTVRVVR; encoded by the exons ATGGCTTCAATCAACGATTTAGCTACAGCCGCGATTGCGAGCTCTGATACTGCCGATGATTCAACTCGAGGCGCATTCGTTGTTTTGGAGGGTTTGGATAGAAGTGGAAAGACGACGCAGGTGAAACTGTTGGAGCAGAGATTCGTCGAGGAGGGTAAAAAGGTCAAGGTTATGAGATTTCCTG ACAGGACTACACCTATTGGTCAAATGATTGATGCTTATCTCAAGAGTGATGTCGAGATGGATGATCATGTTATTCATCTATTGTTCAGCGCAAACCGATGGGAAGCTGT CAAACAAATTCAATCTCTCCTCGCTTCTGGTACTACAATTGTCTGCGACCGGTATTATCACTCAGGCATAGTCTACTCTGCCGCCAAGCAAAACCCCTCTCTGACCCTCCCTTGGGCACGAGCACCAGAACGCGGTCTTCCCCGACCAGATCTCGTGCTGTTTCTCGATCTGACCGAagagcaagctcaagctcgaggTGGTTGGGGTGGAGAAGTTTATGAACGATCTGGTATGCAGAAACGTGTACGGGAATTATTCTGGGGTCTCAGCATGGGCGGAAAGGACGTTGCAGCGCAGGGACTTGGTTTGGATGAGGGCGAGGGCTGGAcgcaggaggaggaggatctTGTGGTGATTGATGCTGGCGGGAGTgtggaggaggttgctgagGAGGTTTGGAAGAAGGTTAGGGGTAGGGTTGAACAGGTTGAGAGGGGAGAAGTTGGAAGGACTGTGAGGGTTGTTAGGTGA
- a CDS encoding glycine cleavage H-protein-domain-containing protein — MASISRSLRAAAPLARGIVPRAAIRTPIRAFSSTKLSLARRYTKDHEWIDLSADKKHGFVGISEYAAEQLGDVVYVELPEAGTWVEQGDAVGAVESVKSASDINAPVRLRVLQVNDNLEEKPSTINKVPEDDSAGGGWIAKVEVDEEGAKQFEKLLDAEAYKTFAGAE; from the exons ATGGCCTCAATTTCTCGGTCTCTACGCGCCGCAGCCCCTCTGGCTAGGGGTATTGTGCCCCGCGCAGCTATCCGCACGCCAATCCGAGCATTCTCCTCCACCAAACTGA GCCTCGCTAGAAGATACACCAAGGACCACGAATGGATTGATCTCTCGGCAGACAAGAAGCACGGCTTCGTTGGAATCTCCGAATACGCCGCCGAACAACTCGGAGATGTCGTCTACGTCGAACTACCCGAGGCTGGAACATGGGTCGAGCAAGGCGATGCTGTCGGAGCTGTCGAGTCTGTCAAGTCTGCTAGCGACATCAACGCTCCTGTTCGTCTACGAGTCCTACAAGTCAACGACAACCTCGAGGAGAAGCCTTCAACTATCAACAAGGTCCCCGAGGACGACAGCGCTGGAGGTGGTTGGATCGCAAAGGtcgaggtggatgaggagggtGCGAAACAATTTGAGAAACTATTGGATGCCGAGGCCTACAAGACTTTTGCTGGAGCTGAATAG
- a CDS encoding uncharacterized protein (expressed protein), translated as MKPSPEMHAMILPFISIIISFNLALGIIMCYFVRRKRHLPDDEAIELTEIKPNLDRGMLVEIISIYRDGIEIYTRDKSPASQRLYYHPSLQDPEQAHMHLHDVPIPPERSMQDLRRELFAGLRLVQRYYNK; from the coding sequence ATGAAACCATCACCAGAGATGCACGCAATGATCCTACCTTTCATCAgtatcatcatctccttcaaccTCGCCCTCGGAATCATCATGTGCTACTTCGTCCGCCGCAAACGACACCTTCCCGATGACGAAGCAATCGAGCTCACCGAGATCAAGCCAAATCTTGACCGAGGCATGCTGGTCGAAATCATCTCCATCTATCGAGACGGCATCGAAATCTACACAAGAGACAAATCACCCGCCAGTCAACGTCTGTATTACCATCCTTCACTCCAGGACCCCGAGCAGGCTCACATGCACCTCCACGACGTCCCAATACCTCCCGAAAGATCAATGCAAGATTTACGAAGAGAATTGTTCGCAGGACTACGTTTGGTACAGCGATATTACAACAAATAA
- a CDS encoding P-loop containing nucleoside triphosphate hydrolase protein, with the protein MEHIMSSPPHEVPLPPPGQDEALGGIEESPHPNGFHHQQSTSLDQGLAQSPRQEDPSTRYTPPVQTAPPISRPASGLSNPAHQAYNDYRQSSGEPSSNGRNHVVIKVGMVGDAQIGKTSLMVKYVEGSWDEDYIQTLGVNFMEKTISIRNTEITFSIWDLGGQREFVNMLPLVCNDAVAILFMFDLTRKSTLNSIKEWYRQGRGFNKTAIPILVGTKYDHFVNFPPQDQEEISNQIFKIVLSKAFDLKCTIPEIENVGEPLLLYQSV; encoded by the exons ATGGAACATATCATGAGTTCACCTCCCCATGAGGTCCCACTGCCACCGCCGGGTCAAGATGAGGCTCTCGGAGGCATCGAAGAATCTCCCCACCCGAATGGGTTCCATCATCAGCAAAGCACATCCCTCGATCAAGGGCTAGCTCAAAGTCCACGGCAAGAAGACCCTTCCACCAGATATACTCCTCCCGTCCAAACCGCACCACCAATTTCCCGCCCAGCTAGTGGCTTGTCCAACCCCGCACATCAAGCCTACAACGACTATCGACAGAGTTCCGGTGAGCCATCATCCAACGGTCGAAACCATGTTGTCATCAAGGTCGGAATGGTTGGTGATGCACAGATCGGCAAGACCTCGTTGATGGTCAAGTACGTCGAGGGAAGCTGGGATGAGGACTATATCCAAACGCTAGGTGTCAATTTCATGGAAAAGACAATTTCCATCCGTAACACGGAAATCACCTTTTCGATTTGGGATCTTGGTGGTCAACGAGAATTTGTCAACATGCTGCCTCTTGTGTGCAACGACGCTGTTGCTATTCTCTTCATGTTTGATCTTACTCGCAAGAGTACATTGAATAGCATCAAGGAGTGGTATCGACAGGGACGAGGGTTCAACAAGACGGCCATTCCAATTCTCGTCGGTACAAAGTACGATCACTTTGTCAACTTTCCTccccaagaccaagaagaaaTCTCAAATCAG ATCTTCAAAATTGTCCTATCCAAAGCGTTCGACTTGAAATGCACGATCCCCGAAATCGAAAACGTCGGCGAGCCGCTCCTTTTGTATCAGTCCGTGTAG
- a CDS encoding uncharacterized protein (expressed protein) — translation MVDTYNCTYPDGSVAHGGFASHIRAHEYFTFKIPDALKSEQVAPLLCAGITTYSPLVRANVGPGKTVAIVGIGGLGHMGIQWAKALGAEVYAMTHSPSKVEDAKKLGAKEVIVTTDENWADKYKFTFDFILNCADMTHKFDMSAYMSTLNIGGEFHNVGIPDEPLPQMTAGTFAGNAGKITGSHLGNHQEMDAMLKLAAEKNIVAWVETIDISEKGCAEAVERVKENKVHYRFTLTGFEKVFKRD, via the coding sequence ATGGTAGACACGTATAACTGCACTTATCCGGATGGAAGTGTTGCTCATGGCGGTTTTGCATCGCATATCCGTGCTCACGAGTACTTCACATTCAAGATTCCCGACGCTCTCAAGTCTGAGCAGGTTGCTCCTCTTCTGTGCGCGGGTATCACCACTTACTCGCCCCTCGTGAGAGCAAATGTCGGCCCTGGAAAGACTGTTGCGATCGTTGGTATCGGCGGTCTTGGACACATGGGCATTCAATGGGCGAAGGCACTCGGTGCTGAAGTCTACGCCATGACACATTCCCCCTCAAAGGTGGAGGATGCAAAGAAACTCGGCGCAAAGGAAGTTATCGTCACAACCGATGAGAACTGGGCCGACAAGTACAAGTTCACCTTTGACTTTATCCTCAATTGCGCCGACATGACGCACAAGTTCGACATGAGCGCGTACATGTCCACGCTCAACATTGGAGGAGAGTTTCATAACGTCGGTATTCCTGATGAGCCGCTTCCTCAGATGACTGCTGGTACATTTGCTGGAAACGCTGGTAAGATCACGGGAAGCCATCTTGGTAACCACCAGGAGATGGATGCTATGCTCAAGTTGGCTGCCGAGAAGAATATTGTTGCTTGGGTTGAGACTATTGATATCTCGGAGAAGGGATGTGCTGAGGCGGTTGAGCGTGTGAAGGAGAATAAGGTGCATTATAGGTTTACCCTGACTGGGTTTGAGAAGGTTTTCAAGAGGGATTAG
- a CDS encoding formyl transferase: protein MANDHILTLSCPDKSGIVYAVTGIFAANKHNILDLQQFSDPVSERFFMRVHFGPTETESTEHLVEAFDKLAAEYKMDYDIRPVARKTRVLIMVSKIGHCLNDLLFRMKTGQLRMEVPVIVSNHPDYAALAESYGIEFHHLPVTKDTKAQQEGQILDLCKKHGIELIVLARYMQVLSPTLCEAMSGRIINIHHSFLPSFKGAKPYHQAYERGVKIIGATAHFVTADLDEGPIIEQRVARVDHSMNPKELSEEGSNVESQVLAAAVRWYAERRLFLNGHKTVVFN, encoded by the coding sequence ATGGCTAATGATCACATCCTCACCCTGTCATGCCCTGACAAGTCCGGCATCGTCTATGCCGTGACTGGCATCTTTGCCGCCAACAAGCACAACATTCTCGACCTCCAGCAGTTCTCCGATCCCGTCTCCGAGCGCTTCTTCATGCGTGTTCACTTTGGACCTACCGAGACCGAGTCCACCGAGCACCTCGTCGAGGCTTTCGATAAGCTCGCTGCCGAGTACAAGATGGACTACGATATCCGCCCCGTCGCCCGCAAGACCCGCGTTCTCATCATGGTCTCCAAGATCGGCCACTGTCTGAACGACCTCCTCTTCCGCATGAAGACCGGCCAGCTGCGCATGGAAGTCCCCGTCATCGTGTCGAACCACCCCGACTACGCCGCCCTCGCCGAGAGCTACGGAATCGAGTTCCACCATCTGCCCGTCACAAAAGACACCAAGGCGCAACAAGAAGGCCAGATCCTCGATCTCTGCAAGAAGCACGGCATCGAGCTCATTGTCCTCGCCCGCTACATGCAGGTCTTGTCTCCGACGCTCTGCGAAGCCATGTCCGGCcgcatcatcaacatccaccaCAGTTTCCTGCCTTCATTCAAGGGCGCCAAGCCTTACCACCAGGCCTACGAGCGCGGTGTCAAGATTATCGGAGCTACTGCTCACTTTGTCACTGCTGATCTGGACGAGGGTCCTATTATCGAGCAGCGGGTTGCTCGTGTTGATCACAGCATGAACCCTAAGGAGCTGTCTGAGGAGGGATCTAATGTTGAGAGCCAAgttcttgctgctgctgtgcGGTGGTATGCTGAGAGGAGGTTGTTCCTCAACGGACACAAGACTGTAGtctttaattaa